A window from Luteolibacter flavescens encodes these proteins:
- a CDS encoding 4-alpha-glucanotransferase yields MNQTVLDQPRAGLLVPAYALRRSHDLGIGDTAAVVEAIDFAADHGFSVLQLLPIHETFGDHSPYNPISSRALSPALLTLSPNEVPGLTHAMLEQAAPESWLVQLRGGKNVRQQAVHALKTQILLDAYLQFSEIASPESRADFDDFSAAQASWLDAYTLFRLLVREYEGNTEWADWRPEHRSKEGAEGWLLQHPARESLEMLRAGFAFIQWIGWRQWRGVRAHAEQRGVKVMGEMSFGVGVNSADVWANPSLFDTQWSLGTRPLSHFDTTQDARHWGQNWGLPAYRWENHRSSGFAWLRGRIAWESEFFHACRLDHLRGYFRAYMFPWPGGARHVEYSVLTEEQVAEKTGGLLPRFVPGPDEVPAAAGMNELQGRELIGQIIEAAGEMDLVAEIMGEMPDYMQRTLEDLQLANLSFPQLLRTPDGAVIPPSKFREMSLVTYANHDNAPLASLYLQARTEPDSRTAADVAALLDFAGWTGDWPETLDDELLGDLQRSLMETSGRLAVLMVSDLLGVPLRFNLPGSYGHGTWSDRLEMPLAELARHPVYGPRIARVSGWVHDSGRNGVGGDSSDDAHGNEGDKDGSVKPSRDAKVPWLAKKKALEKVPVGPPL; encoded by the coding sequence ATGAATCAAACGGTACTCGACCAACCGAGAGCGGGCCTGCTGGTCCCGGCCTATGCACTGAGACGCAGCCACGACCTCGGCATCGGGGATACGGCGGCTGTGGTGGAAGCGATCGACTTCGCGGCGGACCATGGCTTCTCCGTGCTGCAACTGCTGCCGATCCACGAGACCTTCGGCGATCACAGCCCGTACAATCCCATCAGCTCGCGCGCGCTCTCACCCGCACTGCTGACGCTCTCGCCGAATGAAGTGCCGGGCCTGACGCATGCGATGCTGGAGCAGGCCGCGCCGGAGTCGTGGCTGGTGCAGCTCCGCGGCGGGAAGAATGTCCGCCAGCAGGCGGTGCATGCCTTGAAGACGCAGATCCTGCTCGATGCGTACCTGCAGTTCAGCGAGATCGCCTCGCCGGAGTCGCGCGCGGACTTCGATGACTTCAGCGCGGCACAGGCAAGCTGGCTGGATGCCTACACGCTCTTCCGCCTGCTGGTGCGCGAATACGAGGGGAATACGGAGTGGGCGGACTGGCGGCCCGAGCACCGGAGCAAGGAGGGCGCGGAGGGCTGGCTGCTGCAGCACCCGGCGCGCGAGAGCCTGGAGATGCTGCGCGCGGGCTTCGCCTTCATCCAATGGATCGGCTGGCGCCAGTGGCGCGGCGTGCGCGCGCACGCGGAGCAGCGCGGCGTGAAGGTGATGGGCGAGATGTCATTTGGCGTTGGAGTGAACAGTGCCGACGTGTGGGCAAATCCCTCCCTCTTCGACACGCAGTGGAGCCTCGGCACGCGGCCGCTCTCGCACTTCGACACCACGCAGGACGCGCGGCACTGGGGGCAAAACTGGGGCCTGCCCGCCTACCGGTGGGAGAACCACCGGTCGAGCGGCTTCGCCTGGCTGCGCGGACGCATCGCGTGGGAGAGCGAGTTTTTCCATGCGTGCCGGCTGGATCACCTGCGCGGCTACTTCCGCGCCTACATGTTCCCATGGCCGGGCGGTGCACGGCACGTGGAGTACTCCGTGCTGACGGAGGAGCAGGTGGCGGAAAAGACGGGCGGGCTGCTGCCGCGCTTCGTGCCCGGGCCGGACGAGGTGCCGGCCGCCGCGGGGATGAATGAACTCCAGGGCCGCGAGCTCATCGGACAGATCATCGAAGCCGCGGGCGAGATGGATCTGGTGGCGGAGATCATGGGCGAGATGCCGGACTACATGCAGCGCACGCTGGAGGACCTGCAGCTCGCGAACCTCTCCTTCCCGCAACTGCTGAGGACTCCGGACGGCGCGGTCATCCCGCCTTCGAAATTCCGCGAGATGAGTCTGGTGACCTACGCGAACCACGACAATGCACCTCTCGCCTCGCTCTATCTCCAAGCGAGGACGGAGCCGGACAGCCGCACGGCCGCGGACGTGGCCGCGCTGCTGGACTTCGCCGGATGGACGGGCGATTGGCCGGAGACGCTGGATGATGAATTGCTCGGCGACCTGCAGCGCAGCCTGATGGAGACGAGCGGGCGGCTCGCGGTGCTGATGGTGAGCGACCTGCTCGGCGTGCCGCTGCGCTTCAATCTGCCGGGCAGCTACGGCCACGGGACGTGGAGCGACCGGCTGGAAATGCCGCTCGCCGAGCTGGCCCGCCACCCCGTCTATGGCCCCCGCATCGCACGCGTCTCCGGCTGGGTCCACGACTCGGGCCGGAATGGCGTAGGCGGCGATTCATCGGATGACGCCCATGGCAACGAAGGCGATAAAGACGGCAGTGTGAAGCCTTCACGGGATGCGAAGGTGCCGTGGCTCGCGAAGAAGAAGGCGCTGGAAAAGGTGCCGGTAGGCCCGCCGCTTTGA